Proteins encoded by one window of Cloeon dipterum chromosome 4, ieCloDipt1.1, whole genome shotgun sequence:
- the LOC135942655 gene encoding zinc finger protein 26-like, with the protein MDSKCQLCCKRNGEVCRTNYFQQLITKHLNFNFEGALCICESCGQLLRHWDEFSADAQENLFRQTTEPDSCQPDCFEGKSCDQETQTDFESDQPTVHDHSYAKTPDLYNYVEDESCQVDSSTLEVHHAAHEYPFINDFSDSSFYERPDSEIKIVEVCALKDVQWIDDPIEKEDFEYGVEPEVKIKEEPPDHDEYEESEWPDEYYSPLIPANDHHVFKMDHHQIKDEAEIHVPNSPTDDCKIKQEIVKEEVKEEPLPAAPAPLPLVQPAPKVHCCPICSIDFPSNDLLVKHLRSHENFFKPAVNLACPDCNQEFLSEHILIEHIMEYHFYTNERGEVSCVICGQLQSSGAELRKHIFNCHFNTNPHPTHSSGVVSAEVAKKKTASVEDEVKKVTTFSCKLCNVKLASKAKLQQHVDQKHKGKKIVLKRANEKNNAAAQELTVRKETGHKGLKLHSERNNRFYCKLCMKSFPNARGAVCHISKVHKQQYNLAPKTAESTIKGPFHCKKCKKVFVYLKRYKSHVCVAPASQPEKSRQVLALSSNYVKMSNGLFKCKICMKKLNSYSGMAKHLRKNHRQGCKLEEGKNNVPEPQGSHSRSEKRTDSRVELTCSREVRALKETQPFKSCDEYSPNLPPRDKIYTRMKRRQQMFACEACNRHFMTKRQLRIHRKKLCKETRASLTPMARYCLQRRAHFLCNVCYKTDCEFEFKSESEVILHLDIDHNLTLQSVVAVQFVCKFCNQLYKYGAYLKTHIKQKHKDELEESLKVPTDSRSEKDKVIEAEKIDKPENAAEKDQPEKPEPEAVDESISPAPLKMYKCLICGKLLPLQIALQRHMKIKHPPASIIKTEPVEEEDKPADDVPEPPSPSAITVNRNECAVCGKVFKLSIALQKHMLNHSENPPSSSLKPTAPSEPAPVILTIKQESIPSGNPPGSDSFKCQICSKAFADGEQLAAHSKNHFVPRVGADEQKKGSEGSKSVKKGLLACDLCDKGLSFFSQVALDQHKRKYHKPT; encoded by the exons ATGGACAGTAAATGCCAACTCTGTTGCAAGAGAAATGGCGAAGTTTGCAGGACAAACTATTTCCAGCAGCTGATCAccaaacatttgaattttaat TTCGAAGGTGCCTTGTGCATTTGTGAATCTTGTGGCCAATTGCTTAGGCATTGGGATGAATTTTCCGCTGATGCTCAAGAAAATCTTTTCCGCCAGACTACTGAGCCCGACTCTTGCCAG CCTGATTGCTTCGAGGGAAAGTCCTGTGACCAGGAAACGCAGACTGATTTTGAAAGCGATCAACCCACTGTCCATGATCATTCTTACGCAaa aactcCGGATCTTTATAATTACGTTGAAGACGAATCATGCCAAGTTGACAGCTCTACTCTTGAAGTGCATCATGCTGCGCATGAATATCCCTTCATCAATGACTTCAGCGACAGCTCCTTTTACGAGAGACCAGatagtgaaattaaaatagtagAAGTCTGTGCCCTGAAGGATGTGCAGTGGATTGATGATCCTATAGAAAAGGAGGACTTTGAGTATGGTGTCGAGCCAGAGGTGAAAATCAAGGAAGAGCCGCCAGACCATGATGAATATGAGGAGTCGGAGTGGCCTGATGAATATTATTCACCCCTTATACCAGCTAACGACCACCATGTGTTCAAGATGGATCACCATCAAATTAAAGATGAGGCTGAAATACATGTGCCAAATTCTCCTACTGACGACTGCAAAATCAAACAAGAAATAGTT AAAGAGGAGGTAAAGGAAGAGCCATTGCCAGCTGCTCCCGCTCCCTTGCCGCTAGTCCAGCCTGCACCTAAAGTACATTGTTGTCCCATCTGTAGCAttgattttccttcaaatGATCTCCTCGTCAAGCATTTGCGTTCGCACGAAAACTTCTTCAAGCCAGCTGTCAACCTCGCGTGCCCAGACTGCAACCAAGAGTTCCTATCTGAACACATCCTCATCGAGCATATCATGGAGTACCATTTTTACACCAACGAGCGTGGAGAGGTCTCATGCGTCATCTGTGGCCAGCTGCAGAGCAGCGGTGCAGAACTGCGGAAACACATCTTCAACTGTCACTTCAACACAAATCCACACCCTACCCACTCAAGTGGCGTGGTTTCTGCTGAGGTTGCCAAGAAGAAAACTGCGTCAGTAGAGGATGAGGTGAAAAAGGTGACCACTTTCAGCTGCAAGCTCTGCAATGTTAAGCTAGCCTCCAAGGCAAAGCTGCAGCAGCATGTAGATCAGAAGCACAAGGGgaagaaaatagttttgaaaagagctaatgaaaaaaataatgccgcTGCTCAAGAGCTAACAGTAAGGAAGGAAACGGGACACAAGGGACTCAAGTTGCATTCAGAGAGGAACAATCGTTTTTACTGCAAGCTCTGTATGAAATCGTTTCCGAACGCCAGAGGCGCTGTTTGTCACATATCCAAGGTGCACAAGCAGCAGTACAATTTGGCCCCAAAGACTGCAGAGTCTACTATCAAAGGACCATTCCACTGCAAGAAGTGCAAAAAGGTTTTCGTTTACCTGAAGAGGTACAAATCACATGTGTGCGTTGCGCCTGCGAGCCAACCTGAGAAAAGTAGGCAGGTTCTCGCGCTCTCCAGCAATTATGTGAAGATGAGCAATGGCCTTTTCAAGTGTAAGATATGCATGAAAAAACTTAATTCGTACTCTGGCATGGCAAAGCATCTTCGGAAAAACCACCGTCAAGGCTGCAAATTAGAGGAAGGCAAAAATAATGTCCCAGAGCCCCAAGGATCGCACTCAAGGTCGGAAAAACGTACTGACTCTAGGGTGGAGCTCACATGCTCAAGGGAAGTGAGAGCTCTCAAAGAAACCCAGCCGTTCAAATCCTGCGATGAATATTCCCCTAATCTACCGCCAAGAGATAAGATTTACACGAGGATGAAGCGGAGACAGCAAATGTTTGCTTGCGAGGCTTGCAACCGGCACTTCATGACCAAAAGGCAACTGCGAATCCACCGGAAGAAGCTGTGTAAGGAGACGCGAGCTTCACTCACACCGATGGCCAGGTACTGCCTGCAGAGACGCGCTCACTTCCTTTGCAATGTGTGCTACAAGACTGATTGTGAATTCGAGTTCAAGTCAGAAAGTGAAGTCATTCTCCACCTCGACATCGATCACAACCTGACACTTCAGTCTGTCGTAGCTGTGCAATTCGTGTGCAAGTTCTGCAATCAATTGTACAAGTACGGTGCCTACCTGAAGACCCACATCAAGCAAAAGCATAAGGATGAGTTGGAGGAGAGCTTGAAGGTGCCAACAGATTCAAGGAGCGAGAAAGACAAAGTAATTGAAGCTGAGAAGATCGATAAACCAGAAAATGCAGCTGAAAAAGATCAACCAGAAAAGCCAGAACCTGAAGCTGTGGATGAATCCATTTCACCAGCGCCATTAAAGATGTACAAATGCCTGATTTGTGGGAAATTGCTGCCGCTGCAAATAGCCCTTCAGAGACATATGAAGATAAAGCATCCTCCTGCTTCAATAATAAAGACTGAGCCTGTAGAAGAAGAGGATAAGCCTGCAGATGACGTTCCTGAACCACCTTCTCCTTCTGCCATCACAGTGAATCGAAATGAGTGCGCAGTTTGTGGCAAAGTGTTCAAATTGTCCATTGCCCTCCAGAAGCATATGCTAAACCATTCAGAAAACCCTCCTTCATCGTCTCTGAAACCAACTGCACCAAGCGAGCCTGCTCCCGTGATTCTCACAATAAAGCAAGAATCTATTCCTTCTGGAAATCCCCCAGGGTCTGATTCCTTCAAGTGTCAGATATGCAGTAAAGCTTTCGCGGATGGAGAACAACTGGCAGCACACAGCAAAAACCATTTTGTGCCAAGAGTGGGCGCCGACGAGCAAAAGAAGGGCAGCGAGGGAAGCAAATCAGTCAAAAAAGGCCTTCTTGCTTGTGACCTATGTGATAAGGGACTCTCTTTCTTCTCTCAGGTAGCGCTTGATCAACATAAACGGAAATACCACAAACCTACGTAA